Proteins encoded together in one Methanorbis furvi window:
- a CDS encoding Orn/Lys/Arg decarboxylase N-terminal domain-containing protein — protein sequence MEPTDTLSVLIIGADTKSGSAFARNMQALIDHLKNDEMNVICVETFEGLKDGFIANGAMADCVMIDWQAQNAKDLIKIIREHNKYVSIFLLTEPGDLASLPLDVFSTIDEYAWILGDTPEFIAGRVKSASRKYRKAILPPMFGALIDFSEDYEYSWHTPGHTAGTAFLKSPIGKLFYEFYGEQTFRSDLSISVGELGSLLDHSGPIGEAEQYAAKVFGSDMTFFVTNGTSTSNRVVQGALVAPKEVVFVDRNCHKSLEQAFTLDHGIPVYMIPTRNRYGILGPIPQHEMEPENLAKKLSGHPLGSKAENKTPVVAVVTNSTYDGVCYDAVHAEELLGKTVNTIHFDEAWYGYAKFNKMYAGRFGMHDDSRPAAERPTVITTQSTHKLLAALSQASMIHIKNGKQPLEHALFNESFMMHASTSPQYSIIASLDVSSKMMDMGGDALMQEAIDEAVRFRQMMARACGELDVSKPDNWWFKAWQPDTVTMPDGKKVPFESADPKVLARTPSCWTLSPGDVWHGFPDMSENWAMLDPIKVTILTPGMNDDGTHAEFGIPAAVVLAYLDTRGIINEKSGDYNILFLFSMGVTKGKWGTLMSALFDFKRLFDADTPLDVVLPDLVKSHPERYGGMTLKSLAKEMHEQIKSTRQTQLANEACAVMPTPVMTPADAHRYIVKGQVEQLPVDKMANRVVATGVVPYPPGIPMLMPGENAGKADGPILMYLKTLQDFDRKFPGFAHDTHGVEAIDGTYYIYCLKE from the coding sequence ATGGAACCAACAGATACTCTGTCTGTCCTGATAATCGGGGCAGACACCAAATCCGGCAGTGCCTTCGCACGTAACATGCAGGCGCTCATTGATCATCTGAAAAATGATGAAATGAACGTGATCTGTGTCGAAACCTTTGAAGGACTCAAAGACGGATTTATTGCAAATGGTGCAATGGCTGACTGCGTCATGATCGACTGGCAGGCACAGAATGCCAAAGACCTCATCAAAATCATTCGGGAACACAATAAATACGTCAGCATATTCCTGCTCACCGAACCCGGCGACCTCGCCTCGCTCCCGCTTGACGTCTTCTCCACCATCGACGAGTACGCATGGATTCTCGGAGACACTCCCGAGTTCATCGCAGGAAGAGTCAAATCCGCATCCCGCAAATACCGCAAAGCAATTCTTCCCCCGATGTTTGGCGCACTCATAGACTTCTCCGAAGACTACGAGTACTCCTGGCACACTCCGGGCCACACCGCAGGAACGGCGTTTCTCAAATCCCCGATCGGCAAACTTTTCTACGAATTCTACGGAGAACAGACCTTCCGTTCTGACCTCTCAATCTCGGTCGGGGAACTCGGCAGTCTGCTTGACCACTCAGGCCCGATCGGCGAAGCTGAACAGTACGCCGCAAAAGTATTTGGTTCCGACATGACCTTCTTTGTCACCAACGGTACCTCAACCTCAAACCGTGTCGTACAGGGAGCACTCGTAGCGCCAAAAGAAGTCGTGTTCGTCGACAGAAACTGTCACAAATCCCTCGAACAGGCATTTACCCTCGACCACGGCATTCCGGTCTACATGATTCCAACAAGAAACCGGTATGGAATCTTAGGTCCCATTCCACAACATGAAATGGAACCGGAAAATCTTGCAAAGAAACTCTCCGGCCACCCGCTCGGATCCAAAGCAGAAAACAAAACTCCGGTCGTCGCAGTTGTCACCAACTCCACCTATGACGGTGTCTGTTACGATGCAGTACATGCCGAAGAGCTGCTTGGCAAAACGGTCAACACCATCCACTTCGATGAAGCATGGTACGGCTACGCAAAGTTCAACAAAATGTACGCCGGAAGATTCGGCATGCATGACGACAGCCGTCCGGCAGCAGAACGCCCGACCGTCATCACCACGCAGTCCACCCACAAACTGCTTGCCGCACTCTCGCAGGCATCGATGATCCATATCAAAAACGGAAAACAGCCGCTCGAACACGCACTCTTCAACGAGTCGTTCATGATGCATGCATCCACCTCTCCGCAGTACAGCATCATCGCATCCCTTGACGTCTCCTCCAAGATGATGGACATGGGCGGCGACGCACTCATGCAGGAAGCAATCGACGAGGCAGTCAGGTTCCGCCAGATGATGGCACGTGCCTGCGGCGAACTCGATGTCAGCAAACCAGACAACTGGTGGTTCAAAGCATGGCAGCCTGACACGGTCACCATGCCGGACGGCAAGAAAGTCCCGTTCGAGTCGGCAGACCCGAAAGTTCTCGCCCGAACTCCGAGCTGCTGGACCCTCTCACCCGGAGATGTCTGGCACGGTTTCCCGGACATGTCCGAGAACTGGGCAATGCTTGACCCGATCAAGGTCACCATCCTGACACCGGGAATGAACGATGACGGAACCCATGCAGAGTTTGGTATTCCGGCAGCAGTTGTACTTGCCTACCTTGACACAAGGGGAATCATCAACGAAAAGTCCGGAGACTACAACATTCTGTTCCTGTTTTCGATGGGAGTCACCAAAGGAAAGTGGGGAACCCTTATGTCGGCACTGTTCGACTTCAAGCGCCTGTTCGACGCGGACACGCCGCTTGATGTTGTCCTGCCGGACCTGGTCAAATCCCATCCGGAACGCTACGGCGGTATGACGCTGAAGAGTCTGGCAAAAGAGATGCACGAACAGATCAAGTCCACCCGCCAGACCCAGCTTGCCAACGAAGCATGTGCGGTTATGCCGACTCCGGTCATGACGCCGGCAGATGCCCACCGCTACATTGTGAAGGGACAGGTCGAACAGCTGCCTGTCGATAAAATGGCAAACCGTGTTGTTGCAACCGGAGTTGTTCCGTACCCGCCGGGAATTCCCATGCTGATGCCCGGAGAAAATGCAGGAAAAGCTGACGGTCCGATTCTGATGTACCTGAAGACCCTGCAGGACTTCGATCGTAAGTTCCCCGGATTTGCCCATGACACTCATGGAGTAGAGGCAATTGATGGAACGTATTACATCTACTGTTTAAAGGAGTAA
- the uvrC gene encoding excinuclease ABC subunit UvrC has translation MTLVPPPFSLADVPHSPGCYLYKDSTGRIIYVGKAKDLRKRVSSYFQKRDHDPKTQKLVQTIADMEYIVTGTDEEAYLLEDSLIKRHHPKYNIDLRDAKSYAYIELTKEAFPRITIARKAKGAGQFFGPFVSGKERDYVLTVVKKTFRLRSCKSMPRNHRACLRFHIGNCTGPCAGHVTAEGYALQCSQAEAVLKGKTAELVSSLTAEMNRYAESMEFEAAMRCRDVITAVTHLASRQYVSRQKDYDEDVIHFIVSEGAVFLMVFHVYKGTLGGREEFIFEESDGFFEEFLVQFYSDHPAPREVIVPEAVDEGLALYLGSVAKRKVVVTVPKIGEKAKLLELAKKNIETVHFGDEIRVEELRKALHLADAPRVIECFDISHLSGTDTVASMVQFRNGRPDKKNYRRFRIKTVDGIDDFSSMAEVVRRRYSRLVSEEKELPDLILIDGGKGQLSSAKRVLDELEVDVPVISLAKSEEEVFVSGVPFPLPFGKKTRANMYLQEIRDEAHRFAVTYNRLLRKKRVCG, from the coding sequence ATGACTCTGGTACCTCCGCCGTTCTCTCTTGCTGATGTCCCGCACAGCCCTGGCTGTTATCTTTACAAGGACAGTACGGGGAGAATCATTTACGTGGGCAAGGCGAAGGATCTGCGAAAACGGGTATCGTCATACTTCCAGAAGCGGGATCATGATCCAAAGACGCAGAAGCTGGTACAAACGATTGCGGATATGGAGTATATTGTTACCGGCACTGATGAGGAGGCGTACCTTCTGGAGGACAGTCTGATCAAGCGCCATCATCCGAAGTACAATATCGATCTGCGGGATGCGAAGAGCTACGCGTACATTGAGCTGACGAAGGAGGCGTTTCCGCGGATTACGATTGCCAGAAAGGCGAAGGGTGCGGGGCAGTTTTTCGGACCGTTTGTTTCGGGAAAGGAACGGGATTATGTGCTGACCGTGGTCAAAAAGACGTTTCGTCTCAGGTCATGCAAGAGTATGCCGAGGAATCATCGTGCGTGTCTGCGGTTTCATATCGGAAACTGTACCGGCCCCTGCGCCGGACATGTGACTGCCGAGGGCTACGCTCTCCAGTGTTCACAGGCCGAGGCGGTGCTGAAGGGAAAGACTGCGGAGCTGGTCAGCTCGCTGACTGCGGAAATGAACCGGTATGCCGAGTCGATGGAGTTTGAGGCTGCTATGCGGTGCCGGGATGTGATTACTGCGGTGACGCATCTTGCGTCCCGGCAGTATGTATCAAGGCAGAAGGATTATGATGAGGATGTGATTCACTTTATTGTTTCTGAGGGGGCGGTGTTTCTGATGGTGTTCCATGTGTATAAGGGGACGCTCGGGGGGCGCGAGGAGTTTATTTTCGAGGAGTCGGATGGATTTTTCGAGGAGTTTCTGGTACAGTTTTACTCGGACCATCCTGCTCCAAGGGAGGTGATTGTGCCAGAAGCTGTGGATGAGGGGCTTGCTTTGTATCTTGGATCGGTTGCAAAAAGAAAGGTGGTTGTGACGGTGCCAAAGATTGGGGAGAAGGCGAAGCTGCTGGAGCTTGCGAAGAAAAATATCGAGACGGTGCATTTCGGTGATGAGATTCGGGTGGAGGAGCTGCGAAAGGCTCTGCATCTTGCGGATGCTCCGCGGGTGATTGAGTGTTTTGATATTTCGCATCTGTCAGGGACTGATACGGTTGCGTCGATGGTGCAGTTTCGAAACGGTCGGCCTGATAAGAAGAACTACCGGAGGTTTCGGATTAAGACGGTTGACGGGATCGATGATTTTTCGTCGATGGCTGAGGTTGTGCGAAGGCGGTACTCGCGGCTGGTTTCAGAGGAGAAGGAGCTGCCTGATCTGATTTTAATCGACGGAGGGAAGGGGCAGTTGTCGTCTGCGAAGCGGGTCTTAGATGAGCTGGAGGTTGATGTGCCGGTAATTTCTCTGGCGAAGAGTGAGGAGGAGGTGTTTGTGTCAGGTGTTCCTTTCCCGCTGCCCTTTGGAAAAAAGACACGGGCGAATATGTATCTGCAGGAGATCCGTGATGAGGCGCATCGGTTTGCGGTGACGTATAATCGGTTGTTGAGGAAAAAGCGGGTGTGTGGGTAA
- a CDS encoding amino acid permease: MADSPSAAGTQSGAPAKKISTNKKLGVISLAMINVAAVLSLRNFPTMAMEGWSMIFWYVLFTVCFLIPTALVAAELASTWPKAGGIYAWVKEAYPGDGSFITIWCSWVNNLVWFPTVVSFFAATLAYAILAPYLGDNHLYMAIVMLACFWGVTLFNFVSTARSSTTLSTVGTFFGSLIPIGIIVVLMIVWLALGNPNALGMPTVENMLPSMNMSTVTFAASLVLMFAGMEMAGYHARETENPKRDYPIAMFIAAAIICIMSILGTLAVGVVIPMTDVSLNAGIVQTFLAMFTAFNIEWLIVPVSIMIAVGVIAQLSTWVVGPAKGLQPAAMTGDLPPIFRKVNKHGMPTGVLVVQAIISSIFAIAMIAIPSINQGYWVLTAMTSLINGVMYMFLFAAFIKLRRTKPDVERPYKLPGGKFGMWLVGGVALVTLVFAFVVGLLPETNGAAFGLSDTIMYVVGMLVAVLAIILLPPMILRKLKKPSWKPSDEEYKAWLAEDGE, from the coding sequence ATGGCTGATTCACCTTCCGCCGCAGGCACCCAATCCGGTGCCCCGGCGAAAAAAATAAGCACCAACAAGAAGCTTGGCGTCATCTCCCTTGCAATGATCAACGTCGCGGCAGTTCTGAGTCTGAGGAACTTCCCGACCATGGCAATGGAAGGATGGAGCATGATCTTCTGGTATGTGTTGTTTACCGTATGTTTCCTGATTCCAACAGCTCTCGTTGCTGCTGAACTTGCCTCTACCTGGCCGAAAGCCGGTGGTATTTACGCCTGGGTAAAGGAGGCATACCCGGGAGATGGTAGTTTTATTACTATCTGGTGTTCCTGGGTGAACAATCTGGTATGGTTCCCAACGGTCGTGTCCTTCTTTGCGGCGACACTCGCGTACGCAATTCTCGCACCTTACCTTGGCGACAACCATCTCTACATGGCAATTGTGATGCTCGCCTGTTTCTGGGGAGTTACTCTGTTTAACTTCGTCAGCACAGCGAGAAGCTCAACCACGCTTTCAACGGTTGGTACCTTCTTTGGTTCGCTGATTCCTATCGGCATCATTGTGGTGCTGATGATCGTCTGGCTTGCACTCGGCAATCCAAACGCTCTTGGTATGCCGACGGTAGAGAATATGCTGCCGTCGATGAATATGAGTACGGTGACCTTTGCGGCAAGTCTTGTTCTGATGTTTGCCGGTATGGAAATGGCCGGATATCATGCACGCGAAACTGAGAATCCGAAGCGTGATTATCCGATTGCAATGTTTATTGCAGCGGCAATCATCTGTATCATGTCGATTCTTGGTACACTCGCTGTCGGTGTTGTTATTCCGATGACCGATGTGAGCCTGAATGCAGGTATTGTACAGACATTCCTCGCGATGTTCACTGCCTTCAATATTGAGTGGCTGATTGTCCCTGTCTCGATTATGATTGCGGTTGGTGTTATCGCTCAGCTGTCTACCTGGGTTGTCGGTCCTGCAAAAGGTCTTCAACCAGCGGCAATGACGGGTGACCTTCCGCCAATTTTCCGCAAGGTGAACAAGCATGGTATGCCAACCGGTGTACTGGTTGTCCAGGCAATTATTTCCTCAATCTTTGCGATCGCAATGATTGCAATCCCGTCCATTAATCAGGGATACTGGGTCTTAACTGCTATGACTTCACTGATTAACGGAGTGATGTACATGTTCCTGTTCGCAGCGTTCATTAAGCTGCGGAGGACAAAGCCTGATGTTGAGCGTCCGTACAAACTGCCGGGAGGAAAGTTCGGTATGTGGCTTGTTGGCGGTGTTGCTCTTGTGACACTGGTCTTTGCCTTCGTGGTCGGACTTCTGCCGGAGACAAACGGTGCGGCATTCGGTCTGAGTGATACGATCATGTATGTGGTCGGTATGCTGGTTGCGGTGCTGGCAATTATTCTTCTGCCGCCAATGATTCTGCGGAAGCTGAAAAAGCCTTCGTGGAAGCCGAGCGACGAGGAGTACAAGGCCTGGCTCGCAGAAGATGGGGAGTGA